One segment of Burkholderia multivorans ATCC BAA-247 DNA contains the following:
- a CDS encoding porin encodes MITSRFIRTAAAATVAACGAAAHAQSTLTLYGALDVGVQYMTHADAHRSAVQLQNYGIVPSQIGIKGSEPLGGGWRALFKLEQGINVNDGTATVPGLAFFRGAYVGIAGPIGTVTLGRQFSVLFDKTLFYDPLWYASYSGQGVIVPMSANFIDRSVKYQSPTFAGFDVEALIATAGIAGNTRAGRVLELGGQYASNGLSVGAVLHQSHGDISATDDASGRRRELGTLAARYAFAALPLTVYAGVERRTGDLDAARTIVWGGARYLTTGGIGLNAGIYHTDSRTPAIGHPTLFIASTTYALSKRTVAYVNLGYARNGNRSSQTVYEYDPTPLAGASQFGAMVGMYHLF; translated from the coding sequence GTGATTACATCGCGCTTCATCCGCACGGCAGCCGCCGCGACCGTCGCCGCATGCGGCGCGGCCGCACACGCGCAGTCGACGCTCACGCTGTACGGCGCGCTCGACGTCGGCGTGCAGTACATGACGCATGCCGACGCCCATCGCTCGGCCGTGCAGTTGCAGAACTACGGAATCGTGCCGTCGCAGATCGGCATCAAAGGCAGCGAGCCGCTCGGCGGCGGCTGGCGCGCGCTGTTCAAGCTCGAACAGGGCATCAACGTGAACGACGGCACGGCGACCGTGCCCGGCCTCGCGTTCTTTCGCGGCGCGTACGTCGGCATCGCGGGGCCCATCGGCACCGTCACGCTCGGTCGGCAGTTCAGCGTGCTGTTCGACAAGACGCTGTTCTACGACCCGCTCTGGTATGCGTCGTACAGCGGACAAGGCGTCATCGTGCCGATGTCCGCGAACTTCATCGACCGCTCGGTGAAGTATCAGTCGCCGACGTTCGCCGGCTTCGATGTCGAGGCGCTCATCGCGACGGCCGGCATCGCGGGCAATACGCGCGCCGGTCGCGTGCTCGAGCTCGGCGGCCAGTACGCGAGCAACGGACTGTCGGTCGGCGCGGTGCTGCATCAGTCGCACGGCGACATATCGGCGACGGACGACGCATCGGGCCGACGACGCGAACTCGGCACGCTCGCCGCGCGCTATGCGTTCGCCGCGCTGCCGCTGACCGTTTATGCGGGCGTCGAGCGCCGGACCGGCGACCTCGATGCGGCGCGCACGATCGTCTGGGGCGGCGCGCGCTATCTGACGACGGGCGGCATCGGCCTCAATGCGGGCATCTATCACACCGATTCGCGCACGCCGGCGATCGGTCATCCGACGCTGTTCATCGCGAGCACGACGTACGCGCTGTCCAAACGCACGGTCGCGTACGTGAACCTCGGCTACGCGCGCAACGGCAACCGGAGTTCGCAAACCGTCTACGAATACGACCCGACACCGCTCGCCGGCGCATCGCAGTTCGGCGCGATGGTCGGCATGTACCACCTGTTCTGA